A genome region from Deinococcus sp. KNUC1210 includes the following:
- a CDS encoding deoxyguanosinetriphosphate triphosphohydrolase family protein, with protein sequence MTAPVLAFDWFAPVHVARRYPSELGGAEGDLRDPFERDRARIIHSGAFRRLQGKSQIFAAGWSGYLRTRVTHAMEVAQIARAIASNHGLPGSLAEAAALAHDLGHPPFGHNGEDALNACMSPYGGFEGNAQTYRILTRLEPLTTRHPGVNVTRATLQGILKYPGGKDGHPALYVDDAQDDGGWLYDQGMPTGQPLAPVGGSVPPRSIICQVMDWADDIAYSLHDLEDGLSARLLNHRSLVSGEVIERVTTRVRHSAAHLPGAADLDTAAVREILQGLYARLDDGYSLTPGTARVREVMGGYVRRFVTATRIQPAAAHSQDSAFAFTLLAPTAAQLECAVLKAITQELILRDQRTGVYARQAVRIISDLFGVLLDAASHDLDDVQAAILPSETRAALRDTSTEAARARLICDFVSGMTDAQASQYHERLFSARQSSPFAPL encoded by the coding sequence ATGACCGCTCCTGTGCTGGCCTTCGACTGGTTTGCCCCGGTTCACGTCGCCCGCCGCTATCCCAGCGAACTGGGCGGTGCCGAGGGCGATCTGCGCGATCCCTTCGAGCGTGACCGCGCCCGCATCATCCACAGCGGGGCGTTCCGGCGACTTCAGGGCAAGAGTCAGATTTTTGCCGCCGGATGGAGCGGCTACCTGCGTACCCGCGTCACACACGCGATGGAGGTGGCGCAGATCGCGCGGGCCATCGCCAGCAATCATGGACTGCCCGGCAGTCTGGCCGAAGCCGCCGCGCTGGCACATGACCTGGGCCATCCGCCCTTCGGCCACAACGGTGAGGACGCGCTGAATGCCTGCATGTCGCCTTACGGGGGCTTCGAGGGCAATGCTCAGACCTACCGCATCCTGACGCGGCTGGAACCGCTGACCACCCGGCACCCCGGCGTGAACGTGACCCGCGCCACCCTACAGGGCATTCTGAAATATCCCGGTGGCAAAGACGGCCATCCGGCGCTGTACGTCGACGATGCCCAGGATGACGGCGGCTGGCTGTACGACCAGGGCATGCCGACCGGTCAGCCGCTTGCTCCGGTGGGTGGGAGCGTGCCGCCGCGCAGCATCATCTGTCAGGTGATGGACTGGGCCGACGACATCGCCTATAGCCTGCACGATCTGGAAGACGGCCTGTCGGCGCGGCTGCTGAATCACCGTTCGCTGGTCAGCGGTGAGGTGATCGAGCGCGTGACCACGCGGGTTCGGCACAGTGCCGCGCATCTGCCGGGAGCCGCCGACCTGGACACCGCCGCCGTCAGGGAGATTCTTCAGGGTCTGTATGCCCGTCTGGACGACGGGTATAGCCTGACACCCGGTACGGCCCGCGTGCGCGAGGTGATGGGCGGCTATGTTCGGCGCTTCGTCACCGCCACCCGCATTCAGCCGGCAGCGGCGCACTCTCAGGACAGCGCGTTTGCCTTCACGCTGCTCGCACCCACGGCGGCCCAGCTCGAATGCGCCGTCCTGAAGGCCATCACCCAGGAACTGATTCTGCGCGACCAGCGAACCGGCGTGTATGCCCGGCAGGCTGTCCGCATCATCAGCGACCTGTTCGGTGTGCTGCTCGATGCAGCCAGCCACGATCTCGACGACGTGCAGGCGGCTATCCTGCCCTCCGAGACGAGGGCGGCTCTGCGGGACACCAGCACCGAGGCGGCGCGTGCCCGTCTGATCTGCGATTTCGTCAGCGGGATGACCGACGCGCAGGCCAGCCAGTACCACGAGCGGCTGTTCAGCGCTCGCCAGTCGTCGCCGTTCGCGCCGCTCTGA
- a CDS encoding pyridoxamine 5'-phosphate oxidase family protein, with amino-acid sequence MAKRLTQLSPHLTDFIGRQPLFFVGSAAPDGYVNLSPKGMDSLRVLGPQRVAWLNVTGSGNETAAHLLRLPRMTLMFCAFEGAPLILRLYGSARMVQPADTEWAAAAALFPALPGARQIFFLDIELVQTSCGMAVPLMDFRAERHDLNDWAAARAGPALDAYRQEKNTVSLDGWPTGLPTADAAAPAD; translated from the coding sequence ATGGCAAAACGTCTGACACAGCTCAGCCCGCACCTGACAGACTTTATCGGACGCCAGCCGTTGTTTTTCGTGGGCAGCGCCGCCCCCGACGGATACGTCAATCTTTCACCGAAGGGGATGGACAGTCTGCGGGTGCTGGGGCCACAGCGCGTCGCCTGGTTGAATGTGACCGGAAGCGGCAACGAAACGGCGGCCCATCTGCTGCGTCTGCCCCGCATGACCCTGATGTTCTGCGCGTTCGAGGGTGCGCCGCTGATCCTCCGGTTGTACGGCTCGGCCCGGATGGTGCAGCCTGCCGATACCGAATGGGCAGCGGCAGCGGCGCTGTTTCCGGCGCTCCCAGGCGCACGACAGATCTTCTTTCTGGACATCGAACTGGTCCAGACGTCCTGCGGCATGGCCGTTCCTCTGATGGACTTCCGGGCCGAGCGCCACGACCTGAACGACTGGGCAGCCGCCAGGGCCGGGCCAGCGCTGGACGCCTATCGTCAGGAGAAAAACACCGTCAGTCTGGATGGCTGGCCCACCGGACTGCCCACAGCCGACGCGGCGGCACCGGCTGATTAA
- the rpmG gene encoding 50S ribosomal protein L33 yields MAKDGPRIIVKMESTAGTGFYYTTTKNRRTTQAKLELRKYDPVAKKHVAFKEKKI; encoded by the coding sequence ATGGCGAAGGATGGCCCACGCATCATCGTGAAGATGGAAAGCACGGCAGGAACGGGCTTCTATTACACCACCACCAAGAACCGCCGCACCACCCAGGCCAAGCTGGAACTGCGGAAGTACGACCCCGTTGCCAAGAAGCATGTCGCCTTCAAGGAAAAGAAGATCTGA
- the secE gene encoding preprotein translocase subunit SecE, whose product MNPLIQYFRDARAELGRVTWPNREQVIEGTQAVLVFVIAITLVVYLYDLIFGSLVKLVLP is encoded by the coding sequence ATGAATCCGCTCATTCAATACTTTAGAGATGCCCGCGCCGAGCTGGGTAGAGTCACCTGGCCCAACCGGGAACAGGTGATCGAGGGAACCCAGGCGGTGCTGGTCTTCGTGATCGCCATCACGCTGGTCGTGTACCTCTATGACCTGATCTTCGGGTCGCTGGTGAAGCTGGTGTTGCCGTGA
- the nusG gene encoding transcription termination/antitermination protein NusG gives MSIEWYAVHTYVGQEKMVEKNLKERASKMGMWYTKIYQVLQPSETATEIQDGGKKVQIERLLFPGYVFVQMDIEDDDAPGELGESWEAVRGTPGVTGFVGSATRPVPLSPDEVDRLLRSVGVMQITPEVPTVRVKVNFKEGDLVRVTAGPFADFSGVVSEVNVPQSKVKVLVSIFGRETPVELDFSQVQKS, from the coding sequence GTGAGTATCGAATGGTACGCGGTACATACCTACGTCGGCCAGGAAAAGATGGTCGAGAAGAACCTCAAGGAGCGGGCCTCCAAGATGGGCATGTGGTACACCAAGATCTATCAGGTGCTCCAGCCCAGCGAGACCGCCACCGAGATTCAGGACGGCGGCAAGAAGGTGCAGATCGAACGCCTGCTGTTCCCCGGCTACGTGTTCGTGCAGATGGACATCGAGGACGACGACGCGCCCGGCGAACTGGGCGAGTCGTGGGAAGCGGTGCGCGGCACCCCCGGCGTGACCGGCTTTGTCGGCAGCGCGACCCGGCCTGTGCCGCTCTCGCCCGATGAGGTTGACCGTCTGCTGCGCTCGGTCGGGGTGATGCAGATCACGCCGGAAGTGCCCACGGTGCGCGTCAAGGTCAATTTCAAGGAAGGCGACCTGGTGCGCGTGACGGCTGGCCCCTTCGCCGATTTCAGCGGTGTGGTCAGTGAAGTGAACGTGCCGCAGTCCAAGGTCAAGGTGCTCGTCAGCATCTTTGGCCGTGAGACCCCGGTCGAGCTGGACTTCTCGCAGGTCCAGAAGAGCTAA
- the rplA gene encoding 50S ribosomal protein L1: MTKRGKRYTALLSKVDRKKQYSIDEAAALVKDISTAKFDETVEVHFRLGIDPRKSDQNVRGTVALPHGTGRTVRVAVITKGEKLSEAEAAGADVYGAEELIERILGGFMDFDTVVATPDMMAQVGQKLARLLGPRGLLPNPKSGTVGVDVAGIVKGLKAGRIEFRNDKTGVVHAPIGKASFDPANLSENFKALLSALEAAKPGSAKGVYLRSAFLTSTMGPSIPLTLVTA; encoded by the coding sequence ATGACGAAGCGTGGCAAACGGTACACGGCCCTCCTGAGCAAGGTTGACCGCAAGAAGCAGTACAGCATCGACGAGGCCGCCGCACTGGTCAAGGACATCTCGACCGCCAAGTTCGACGAGACGGTCGAGGTGCACTTCCGCCTGGGCATCGACCCGCGCAAGAGCGATCAGAACGTGCGCGGTACGGTGGCGCTGCCTCACGGCACGGGCCGCACGGTCCGCGTGGCCGTTATCACCAAGGGCGAGAAGCTGAGCGAGGCCGAGGCCGCCGGAGCCGACGTGTACGGCGCCGAAGAGCTGATCGAGCGCATCCTGGGCGGATTCATGGACTTCGATACCGTGGTCGCGACCCCCGATATGATGGCGCAGGTCGGTCAGAAGCTGGCCCGTCTGCTCGGGCCGCGCGGTCTGCTGCCCAACCCCAAGAGCGGGACCGTGGGTGTGGACGTGGCAGGCATCGTGAAGGGCCTGAAGGCCGGACGCATCGAGTTCCGCAACGACAAGACCGGTGTGGTTCATGCGCCTATCGGCAAGGCCAGCTTCGATCCCGCGAATCTGTCGGAGAACTTCAAGGCGCTGCTCTCGGCCCTCGAAGCCGCCAAACCCGGGAGCGCCAAGGGTGTATACCTCCGCAGCGCCTTCCTGACCAGCACCATGGGGCCGAGCATTCCCCTGACGCTCGTCACGGCGTAA
- the rplJ gene encoding 50S ribosomal protein L10 yields the protein MANPRNKTTLEALDKSLENIETFFVVDYQGLSAGQLSGLRKAIREKGGQMIVAKNTLIQRALGEGRDFSDALKGPSALVVAQGDLAAVAKVLSDAAKANDKGIPTMKAGFVEGKRVDLKVVERISSLGNRDQLYAELVGVLGGHQSNFVGILEALREKLETEAAA from the coding sequence ATGGCGAACCCGCGTAACAAAACCACGCTCGAGGCGCTGGACAAGAGCCTGGAAAATATCGAGACGTTCTTCGTCGTCGATTACCAGGGCCTGAGCGCCGGTCAGCTCAGCGGACTGCGTAAGGCGATCCGCGAGAAGGGCGGCCAGATGATCGTGGCGAAGAACACCCTGATCCAGCGTGCGCTGGGCGAGGGCCGTGACTTCTCCGACGCCCTCAAGGGACCGAGCGCCCTCGTGGTGGCCCAAGGCGACCTGGCTGCCGTGGCGAAAGTCCTGAGTGACGCTGCCAAGGCCAACGACAAGGGCATTCCGACCATGAAGGCGGGCTTTGTCGAAGGCAAGCGCGTTGACCTGAAGGTCGTCGAGCGTATCAGCAGCCTCGGCAACCGCGACCAGCTGTATGCCGAACTCGTCGGCGTGCTGGGCGGACACCAGAGCAACTTCGTGGGGATTCTCGAAGCCCTGCGCGAGAAGCTCGAAACCGAAGCCGCTGCCTGA
- the rplL gene encoding 50S ribosomal protein L7/L12, producing the protein MAFNKEQFLEDLATINLLELADLIDAIKEKFNVTAAVAVAGNAGPAAAAVEEKTEFDVVLLDAGASKINVIKELRAITGLGLKEAKDLSEKGGAVKEGLSKDEAEKVKAQLEGAGAKVELK; encoded by the coding sequence ATGGCTTTCAACAAAGAGCAGTTCCTCGAAGACCTCGCCACCATCAACCTCCTCGAGCTGGCCGACCTGATCGACGCCATCAAGGAGAAGTTCAACGTGACCGCCGCTGTGGCCGTCGCTGGCAACGCTGGCCCCGCCGCCGCCGCTGTCGAAGAGAAGACCGAGTTCGACGTGGTGCTGCTGGATGCAGGCGCCTCCAAGATCAACGTCATTAAGGAGCTCCGCGCCATCACCGGCCTGGGCCTGAAGGAAGCCAAGGATCTGTCCGAGAAGGGCGGCGCCGTCAAGGAAGGCCTGAGCAAGGACGAGGCCGAGAAGGTCAAGGCCCAGCTCGAAGGCGCAGGCGCGAAGGTCGAACTGAAGTAA